Proteins from one Prauserella marina genomic window:
- a CDS encoding SAM-dependent methyltransferase — MPLPVRYSVTSPYDISPSVVPVGVDPNRASIARVYDAALGGKTNYAVDREVLDAAMRVHPGVAELAWANRNFLTRVMRHLAGHVKIRQYLDCGSGLPTAENTHQIAQRFDRSASVVYVDNDPVVLAHGRALLATNDATHILDANIFEPDQVLNHDLVTTHLDFDEPIAVLLLSVMHHHLDTAECARIVRRYADALPADSYLALSHLIDPETPGLTPVAKGLEQVALNSKMGSGTFRTRAEIETLTALDGYDMLPPGPGEAPAVVACDRWWPDGPVEPLTPTQECFAGVVLRKR; from the coding sequence ATGCCGCTTCCAGTGAGGTACAGCGTGACATCTCCATACGACATCTCGCCGAGCGTTGTCCCGGTTGGCGTCGACCCCAACCGGGCCAGTATTGCCCGCGTCTACGACGCCGCCCTCGGTGGGAAAACGAACTACGCGGTCGACCGTGAAGTCCTCGACGCGGCAATGAGGGTTCACCCCGGGGTTGCCGAATTGGCGTGGGCCAACCGCAACTTCCTCACGCGCGTCATGCGGCATCTGGCCGGGCACGTCAAGATTCGCCAGTATCTTGACTGCGGATCGGGGCTGCCGACCGCGGAAAACACGCACCAGATCGCGCAGCGCTTCGACCGCAGCGCCTCGGTGGTCTACGTCGACAACGACCCCGTCGTGCTGGCCCACGGCCGCGCCCTGCTGGCCACCAACGACGCGACCCACATCCTCGACGCGAACATTTTCGAGCCCGACCAGGTGCTAAACCACGACCTCGTGACCACGCACCTGGATTTCGACGAGCCGATCGCGGTGCTGCTGCTGAGCGTGATGCACCATCACCTCGACACCGCCGAGTGCGCGCGCATCGTGCGCCGCTACGCCGACGCGCTGCCCGCCGACTCCTACCTGGCGCTGTCACACCTGATCGACCCGGAAACCCCGGGACTCACCCCCGTGGCCAAGGGCCTGGAACAGGTAGCGCTCAACAGCAAGATGGGCTCGGGCACCTTCCGCACACGCGCCGAGATCGAAACCCTGACCGCACTCGACGGGTACGACATGCTGCCTCCCGGGCCCGGCGAGGCACCCGCCGTGGTCGCCTGCGACCGCTGGTGGCCCGACGGGCCCGTCGAGCCGCTCACGCCGACACAGGAATGTTTCGCTGGAGTCGTCCTGCGCAAACGCTGA
- a CDS encoding SAM-dependent methyltransferase gives MLCPACPDPPARTVSFTDDYVAVTTDGLLVRDPRTPDGEPIRLTDATLNTLRELTRLGQLDLPQARLSSLIGARLQRVDRALAAALEGNLDLEKAGYEALKILLEPMIPSLTTIISDGLAAHREHGSAALRAAYEQVRNIVDTVLVRSPTMNSSQRHDGVAPPAPIQVDADRANPARVYDYLLDGTLNNAVDREFAKKLPPEFRIGARMNREWLLLVVKQALDAGITQFLDLGSGLPTGTCVHDIVTNSGHDGRVLYVDYEPVARTHLQERIDKDMVDSWCGGVRADLRDPQFLFRIPEVRKIINWNEPVCVLMVAVLHFVGAETHIPTLLQHYRDRMAPGSWLAITHASLDDDPHREHEFRPGLTRYQASSNPVFERSRDEIESWFDGMHLIDPGVVHIADWPGIPPPRHSAQYAAWAGAASANKPNPGGPRPCPLTTPTTCSGRRAS, from the coding sequence ATGCTGTGCCCGGCCTGCCCGGATCCCCCCGCGCGCACCGTCTCCTTCACCGACGACTACGTGGCGGTGACGACCGATGGACTGCTCGTGCGCGATCCGCGGACCCCGGACGGGGAACCGATCCGGCTCACCGACGCCACCCTGAACACCCTGCGCGAACTGACCCGCCTGGGACAGCTCGACCTGCCACAAGCCCGGCTGAGCTCGCTGATCGGCGCCCGCCTGCAACGCGTCGACCGGGCCCTGGCCGCCGCGCTGGAGGGCAACCTCGACCTCGAAAAAGCAGGCTACGAGGCGCTGAAAATATTGCTGGAGCCCATGATTCCCTCACTAACCACCATCATTAGTGACGGGCTCGCAGCACATCGCGAACACGGCAGCGCCGCGCTACGAGCCGCCTACGAACAGGTTCGCAACATCGTCGACACCGTGCTGGTGAGGAGCCCAACCATGAACAGCAGCCAGAGACATGACGGAGTGGCGCCACCAGCGCCCATCCAGGTCGACGCCGACCGGGCCAATCCCGCGCGGGTCTACGACTACCTCCTCGACGGCACACTCAACAACGCCGTCGACCGCGAATTCGCCAAAAAGCTCCCGCCCGAATTCCGGATCGGGGCACGCATGAACCGCGAATGGCTGCTGCTCGTGGTGAAACAAGCCCTCGACGCCGGTATCACCCAATTCCTCGACCTCGGCTCGGGCCTGCCCACCGGCACCTGCGTCCACGACATCGTCACCAACTCCGGCCACGACGGCCGCGTGCTCTACGTCGACTACGAACCCGTCGCACGCACCCACCTCCAAGAACGCATCGACAAAGACATGGTCGATTCCTGGTGCGGCGGCGTCCGCGCCGACCTCCGCGACCCGCAGTTTTTGTTCCGCATCCCCGAAGTTCGGAAGATCATCAACTGGAACGAACCCGTCTGCGTGCTCATGGTCGCCGTGCTCCACTTCGTCGGCGCCGAAACACACATCCCCACCCTGCTCCAGCACTACCGCGACCGCATGGCCCCCGGAAGCTGGCTCGCGATCACCCACGCCTCCCTCGACGACGACCCACACCGCGAACACGAATTCCGGCCCGGCCTGACCCGTTACCAAGCCAGCAGCAATCCCGTTTTCGAACGCTCCCGCGACGAAATCGAAAGCTGGTTCGACGGAATGCACCTCATCGACCCCGGCGTCGTCCACATCGCCGACTGGCCCGGAATCCCCCCGCCCCGACATTCGGCCCAGTACGCAGCATGGGCTGGTGCGGCATCGGCAAACAAACCCAACCCCGGAGGACCTAGGCCATGTCCACTGACCACGCCGACAACATGCTCGGGCCGCCGAGCGAGCTGA
- a CDS encoding DUF397 domain-containing protein yields the protein MNWRKSTYSGGGNDCVEIADVRGGRLIRDSKNPHAGHLALPEAEWKALMADAARGTLDLPRTP from the coding sequence CTGAACTGGCGGAAAAGCACCTACAGCGGCGGCGGCAACGACTGCGTCGAAATCGCCGACGTCCGCGGCGGCAGGCTCATTCGCGACTCGAAAAACCCGCACGCAGGGCACCTGGCCCTACCCGAAGCGGAATGGAAAGCACTCATGGCCGACGCTGCCCGCGGCACCCTGGATCTCCCGCGCACTCCCTAA
- a CDS encoding Scr1 family TA system antitoxin-like transcriptional regulator: MGAARRLLARALLIAREDQDMTQVGPAARAGLSRGVLGHIERGRNLPSEDNIRALTTVYGVPERTELLLRLRDIVKARIDTNPNVTGPELADVADTAAAWHHAAAGIEIYAPGVPPAVAQQRIPDRTDVEITIVCHLSELRREPREALAALLTLADTPQATVQVVPDTAGPVPLLSAVTIWTFDPVWLHKGAMLIETGVGPGVMIDQNVEATTVAAHRDAFHATRALACDPAESRARIAELA; the protein is encoded by the coding sequence GTGGGCGCAGCGAGGCGTCTACTCGCACGCGCGCTGCTGATCGCACGCGAAGACCAAGACATGACCCAGGTCGGTCCCGCCGCCCGGGCTGGTCTGAGCCGGGGCGTGCTCGGACATATCGAACGCGGCCGGAACCTGCCTTCGGAGGACAACATCCGGGCTCTGACCACGGTGTACGGCGTCCCGGAACGCACCGAACTGCTCCTGCGACTACGCGACATCGTCAAGGCGCGCATCGACACCAACCCCAACGTCACCGGCCCCGAACTGGCCGACGTCGCCGACACCGCAGCCGCGTGGCATCATGCCGCGGCCGGCATCGAGATCTACGCGCCGGGAGTACCGCCCGCGGTCGCCCAGCAGCGCATCCCCGACCGCACCGACGTCGAGATCACCATCGTGTGCCACCTGTCCGAATTGCGAAGGGAACCCCGTGAGGCGCTGGCCGCGCTGCTCACGCTCGCCGACACACCCCAGGCAACCGTGCAGGTCGTTCCCGACACCGCAGGTCCCGTCCCGTTGCTGTCCGCGGTCACGATCTGGACCTTCGACCCGGTGTGGCTGCACAAGGGTGCGATGCTGATCGAGACGGGTGTCGGACCAGGCGTGATGATCGACCAGAACGTCGAGGCCACTACGGTTGCCGCGCACCGCGACGCATTCCATGCCACCCGCGCCCTCGCCTGCGATCCCGCCGAATCCCGGGCCCGCATCGCCGAACTCGCTTAG
- a CDS encoding endonuclease domain-containing protein gives MPPHRRRRQARGIEQWPQQRREALLWRLALTLDYDGVDDYVRARASLSCMNEDWQPPEGQMTAVLGDDGRYHLVRDEVVLCTEVSYSEQTYAALGPIPRAERALDNAAREARGKELGARITQLEQRFAAQDRERHGGRVPHERRCSWWTDGTTYRSSAPKTVSPKQRFAPLEQQVWWAVRLLNDPVDPSTVPPSRRCVFGGGRSVWPPYLSGESRMGRIRQQLVDLAGPLCHACGRTIGVVVDHDHFTGLVRGLLCWACNTSIDECPHLDGCPRADYLNDPPAGHLRVRYPLAHRDREHNRARIEYLGIDPFPPTRPYHRGQQGP, from the coding sequence GTGCCGCCCCACCGCCGGCGACGTCAGGCTCGTGGCATCGAGCAGTGGCCGCAGCAGCGGCGGGAGGCGCTGTTGTGGCGGTTGGCGCTCACCCTGGACTACGACGGGGTGGACGACTACGTCCGCGCCCGCGCCTCCCTGTCCTGTATGAACGAAGACTGGCAACCACCCGAGGGCCAGATGACGGCCGTGCTCGGCGACGACGGCCGCTACCACCTCGTCCGCGACGAGGTGGTGCTGTGCACCGAGGTCAGCTACAGCGAGCAGACTTACGCCGCGCTCGGCCCGATTCCCCGGGCGGAGCGCGCACTCGACAACGCTGCGCGCGAGGCACGCGGGAAAGAACTGGGCGCGCGGATCACCCAGCTCGAACAGCGGTTCGCGGCCCAAGACCGTGAACGCCACGGCGGGCGCGTCCCGCACGAGCGCCGATGCTCCTGGTGGACCGACGGAACGACCTATCGCTCGTCCGCCCCGAAAACAGTGTCCCCCAAGCAGCGGTTCGCTCCACTGGAACAACAGGTCTGGTGGGCTGTGCGTCTGCTGAACGACCCCGTCGACCCGAGTACCGTCCCGCCTTCTCGCCGGTGTGTGTTCGGCGGCGGCCGGAGTGTCTGGCCGCCCTACCTGTCGGGCGAGTCTCGGATGGGCAGGATCCGCCAGCAGCTGGTCGACCTCGCCGGACCGCTGTGCCACGCCTGCGGCCGGACCATCGGCGTCGTCGTCGATCACGACCACTTCACCGGACTGGTCCGCGGGTTGTTGTGCTGGGCCTGCAACACCTCGATCGACGAATGCCCGCATCTCGACGGCTGCCCCCGGGCGGACTACCTCAACGACCCGCCCGCGGGGCACCTGCGCGTGCGCTACCCGCTCGCGCATCGCGACCGGGAACACAACCGTGCGCGCATCGAGTACCTCGGCATCGACCCATTCCCCCCGACTCGGCCCTACCACCGCGGACAGCAGGGGCCCTGA
- a CDS encoding histone-like nucleoid-structuring protein Lsr2 produces the protein MAQQVFIELVDDLDGSEAEETVTFGLDGVHYEIDLCEDNADELRDALARYIEHARRTGGRRRTTARRRGASSNGSVGASSAPPQREETTAIREWARTAGFEVADRGRLPADVITAYRARRAT, from the coding sequence ATGGCGCAGCAGGTGTTCATCGAGTTGGTGGACGATCTGGATGGCAGCGAGGCCGAGGAGACCGTCACGTTCGGACTCGACGGGGTGCACTACGAGATCGATCTCTGCGAGGACAACGCTGACGAGCTTCGTGACGCGCTGGCCCGCTACATCGAGCACGCCCGCCGCACGGGCGGCAGGCGCCGTACGACCGCCCGCCGGCGCGGTGCGTCCAGCAACGGATCCGTGGGCGCATCGTCGGCCCCGCCCCAGCGCGAGGAGACCACCGCGATCCGGGAGTGGGCGCGCACCGCGGGCTTCGAGGTTGCCGACCGCGGCCGTCTGCCCGCCGACGTCATCACTGCCTACCGCGCACGCCGCGCGACTTAG
- a CDS encoding phosphotransferase family protein produces MTSTSHDLATVDLGGTVLGEVLRASDKSVLARGHRDGHPVVIKALCTDEEFWQAKFAHEIQLYRAFTENPPPVRVPRLVHTDGRAVLVIEHIPGHVIDTERYPDQPLPAASLDAVLHTTTAFAQWNAPQGVLAPVFDYPDRVERYHRAGFFDAGDRAVLLALLNEVAPPASPAHGDPLPANLLLTEHDECVLLDFEFTGQFMPGFDLAMLHTLLAATPGAHDRIEALVDEAGIGVPFLINQAMVLSRELRLHTELPDGEFREKRLALLRPQWDAFRARLHTRR; encoded by the coding sequence ATGACCAGCACGTCGCATGACCTGGCGACCGTCGACCTCGGTGGCACCGTACTCGGGGAGGTGCTGCGTGCCAGCGACAAGTCCGTGCTCGCGCGTGGCCACCGCGACGGCCACCCGGTCGTGATCAAGGCGCTGTGTACCGACGAAGAGTTCTGGCAAGCCAAGTTCGCCCACGAAATCCAGCTCTACCGCGCGTTCACTGAGAATCCACCGCCAGTGCGGGTACCCAGGCTGGTGCACACCGACGGACGCGCGGTGCTGGTCATCGAGCACATCCCCGGCCACGTCATCGACACCGAGCGCTACCCCGACCAGCCGCTGCCCGCGGCCTCGCTGGACGCGGTGCTGCACACCACCACCGCCTTCGCCCAGTGGAACGCGCCGCAAGGCGTGCTGGCCCCGGTGTTCGACTACCCCGATCGGGTCGAGCGCTACCACCGCGCGGGGTTCTTCGACGCCGGCGACCGCGCCGTCCTGCTCGCCCTGCTCAACGAGGTTGCGCCGCCAGCCTCGCCAGCGCACGGCGATCCGTTGCCCGCCAACCTGTTGCTCACCGAGCACGACGAGTGTGTCCTGCTGGACTTCGAGTTCACCGGCCAGTTCATGCCCGGCTTCGACCTGGCCATGCTGCACACCCTGCTCGCCGCCACCCCCGGCGCCCACGACCGAATCGAAGCGCTGGTGGACGAGGCCGGGATTGGCGTGCCGTTCCTGATCAACCAGGCGATGGTGCTCTCCCGAGAGCTGCGCCTGCACACTGAACTACCCGACGGCGAGTTCCGGGAAAAGCGGCTGGCGCTGCTGCGCCCGCAGTGGGACGCGTTCCGGGCACGTCTACACACCCGGCGGTGA